The genomic stretch AGCATGAACCCAGCTAGACGCATTGAATCCCTTAAGCCATATTTGTTCGTGGAGATTAACAAGAAAATAGCGGAGAAGAGAGACAGAGGGGAGGAGGTGGTCAGTTTCGCCATCGGGGACCCGGATATGCCCACGCCGCCGCACGTGATTAAAAAGCTATGCGAGGCGGCGCAGGACCCGGTCAATCACCGCTACCCGGAGAGCGCCGGGCTGCCGGAGCTGCACCGGGCGATAGCCGGATGGTATAAACGGCGGTTCAACGTTACCCTAGACCCGGACACCGAGGTGCTGCCGCTCATCGGCTCTAAAGAGGGCATCGCACATATCGCCATGTGTTTTATCGACCCCGGAGACACGGCGCTGGTGCCGGACCCGGGCTATCCCGTTTACGCCGTCGGCACGCAGCTGGCGGGCGGGCGGCCTTATTACCTTTCCTTAAAAGCGGATAACGGCTATTTACCCAGTTTTAAAGGCATCCAGGACTTTATCCTGAAAAAGACCAAAATGTTGTGGCTGAACTATCCTAATAATCCCACCGGCGCCGTGGCTGATTTGGACTTTTTCAACCGGGCGGTGGAGTTCGGCAAAGAGCATGGTATCCTGGTGTGCCATGACGGCCCTTATACCGAGGTAGCTTATGACGGCTACCAGCCGGTGAGCTTTATGCAGGCCGAGGGGGCTAAAGAAACGGGGGTGGAGTTCCACTCGCTTTCCAAGAGCTACAACATGACCGGCTGGCGTATCGGCATGGTGGTGGGCAACGCGGAGGCGATCACGGCGCTGCGGACGCTGAAATCCAACCTGGATTCCGGCATACCGCAGGCCATACAGTATATGGCTATCGAGGCTTTAAACGGGCCGCAGGACAGCATCGCCGAGCACAATGCCGTCTACCAGCGCCGGCGCGACCTTATTTGCGAGGTACTGACCCGGATAGGGCTGGAGGTTAACGTGCCCAAGGCCAGCCTCTACGTGTGGGCTAAGGTGCCGGAAGGCTACGATTCCGTGGACTTTACCGCCGATATGCTGGACCAGGCAGGGGTAGCGGTCACGCCGGGTTTAGGCTACGGACGGGCAGGGGAGGGGTATGTAAGGCTTTCCCTGACGATACCGGACGCATCGCTGGTCAAAGGGCTTTCACGGCTGTCCGGGTGGCGCAATACGCGGCGACTTACCATGAAAAAGTAACCTGACATAAACATACGTCACAGGAGAATTAAAATTCCTAAAAACATCGTCATTACCAAGCCGACGCAGGAAAAAGCTATATTACTGGCGGTGACGCCCAAGGGCGGGAGGGAAAGACAGGCGGCCGTCAACTCCCTGGAAGAGCTGGGGCAACTGGCGGAATCGGCGGGGGCAAGGGTCGTCGATAAAATCGTCCAGCAGCTGCCGGTGCCTTCCCACGATTATTACGTGGGCAGAGGCAAGGTGCAGGAACTCATAGCCTTAAAAGCCAACAAGGACTACAACGTCCTGATACTTGATGACGAGCTGACGCCCAAGCAGCAGGAAAACCTGGAGAATGAGCTGAACGTGAAGGTCATCGACCGGGCGGCTTTAATCCTGGATATCTTCGCCCGGCGCGCCCGCACCCACGAGGGGCGTTTGCAGGTGGAGCTGGCCCAGCACCAGTACCTTTTACCGCGGCTGGCCGGACAGTGGAGCCACCTGGAACGTCTGGGCGGCGGCATCGGCACCAGGGGTCCCGGCGAATCACAGCTGGAAACCGACCGGCGCCTGATACGCCGCAAGATTCAGCGGCTGGAAGAACAGACGGAAGAGGTCAGGCGAAGGCGCTCTTTGTACCGCCAGCAACGGCAGAAAAGCGGCATACCGGTCATCGCGCTGGTGGGCTATACCAACGCCGGCAAGAGCACGCTGCTGAATACGCTCTGTAAAACGGAAGCAGTCTTGGCGGACGACAGGCTTTTCGCTACCCTGGACCCCACCACCCGCCGCCTGAACCTGCCCGGCAATAAAGCGGTGCTGGTCACGGATACGGTGGGGTTTATCCGCAAGCTGCCGCCCACCATCATCAACGCTTTCCGTGCTACGCTGGAAGAGCTGTCCGAAGCCAGCCTGCTGCTGCACATCGTCGATGTATCTTCCCCGGACGCGACGGAGCAATGCCATGCCGTGGAAAAGATAATAAGCGAGCTGGGGCTGGCGGAGAAAAAGCGGTTTACCGTGCTGAACAAAATCGACCGCCTGATAGACAGCGAGCCGGCCCAGGACGGTAAAGGACTGGAAAGCGTGCTGGCCAACCTGGGGGTAGCGCCGGATGAGAACACGGTGATAATCTCCGCGGTGCGCGGCTGGGGCCTGCCGAGACTGGTGGAGATGGTGGCAGCAGCGCTGCCGGACATTAACGCATCCTTTCCGACATTGGAAAATCAGTAGCCGATAGCCTCTGTTAGCGGAAATCAGGGGGCAGGTGAAAGGGATTCCGGGTCCTGACTTGCGTCAGGATGACATAAAGATAATCTCATGGATACAGGTCTGGTTCTGGCGCTGATAGCGTCCGTCAGTTTCGCGGTCGGCATCGTCATGGTGAGGAAGACCGCCGGCGACGCGGGCGAGTCCTTCAGCGTCACGGCATTAAGCATATCAATCGGGATTCCGTATTTCGCCATCGCGATATCGGTCAGCGGCGGCTGGGGCATTCTCGCCAATGTGTCCGGTAAAGTACTGGGGCTGCTTATCGCTACCGGCATCATCCACTACATTATCGGGCGGCTGCTGGCTTACGAGGCTTTCCGGCTGATCGGGGCCAACCGGGCGACCCCCTTCAACCAGACCAGCCCGATATACACCATACTGCTGAGCTGGATTTTCCTCGACGAGAGAGTGACCGGCTATATCGCCATCGGGGCCCTCTGCATGTTAGCCGGGGTATTCCTGATTACCCGGGAGAAAAAGAGCATCAGCGGAGAGATAATGGAGAAAGTCCCCCGGGACACCGTCCGCGGCATTTTAGCAGCCCTGGGCGCGGCGCTGTGCTGGGGAATAACACCGGTGTTAATCAAGCCGGCGGTGGAGGAGTTGGGGTCGTCATCCGCGGCCACCTTTATTTCTTACGCCGCGGCGGCGGTGGTAATGGCGCTGCTATTCCTGAAGCGGTCGCGCCGGCAGCGGTTCGCCCAACTTTCCTTTAAAAGAAACATATTGCCCATGTCCATAGCCGGGGTGTTCACAGCCACCGGCCAACTGCTTTATTTCACATCGCTGGGGCACAGCCCGGCCAACGTCATCGCGCCGCTGTTAAGCATCCAGATACTTTTTATCTTCATCTTTTCCTGGCTGATCAACCGCCGCACCGAGCTTTTCACTGCCAAGGTCGCCCTGGGGATGGCGGCGACGGTGGCGGGGACTTTTTTGCTGTTCCGCTAACGAGTTCACAGTTTACGGTTTTCAGTAAAAAGTGGGGGAATTGTTTTTGTTTTTTTTATTTATTTGTTAATGTTCACGAACGATTTATAGCTAATCATTTGTTTTTTTGTTTATGTTAATTGGGGTAAGGGATAGTTTAGAGTAAACAGTTTATAGTTGATAGTTATCAGTTTACAGTTATCAGTTTATAGTTGATAGTATAAGGGGGATAAGGGAGAAAAGGAAGGGGATGGTGACGCGGGGGGGATGGCATTGAACCAACCCCTTTCTCTCTTATCCCTCTCCCCGCGGGCAAGGAGAGGGACGATACTGGACATTGAATGACCTTACCCCATTCTTAGTGCCATCTGCATCTTAGCGTCTTCCGGCTAGTTCTATGAAATCCTGGGGTGCCAAGCCGCCCAATGAGCTATGCGGCCTGACAGTATTATAATCCTTTCGCCAGC from Dehalococcoidales bacterium encodes the following:
- the hflX gene encoding GTPase HflX, with the protein product MAVTPKGGRERQAAVNSLEELGQLAESAGARVVDKIVQQLPVPSHDYYVGRGKVQELIALKANKDYNVLILDDELTPKQQENLENELNVKVIDRAALILDIFARRARTHEGRLQVELAQHQYLLPRLAGQWSHLERLGGGIGTRGPGESQLETDRRLIRRKIQRLEEQTEEVRRRRSLYRQQRQKSGIPVIALVGYTNAGKSTLLNTLCKTEAVLADDRLFATLDPTTRRLNLPGNKAVLVTDTVGFIRKLPPTIINAFRATLEELSEASLLLHIVDVSSPDATEQCHAVEKIISELGLAEKKRFTVLNKIDRLIDSEPAQDGKGLESVLANLGVAPDENTVIISAVRGWGLPRLVEMVAAALPDINASFPTLENQ
- a CDS encoding LL-diaminopimelate aminotransferase, with amino-acid sequence MNPARRIESLKPYLFVEINKKIAEKRDRGEEVVSFAIGDPDMPTPPHVIKKLCEAAQDPVNHRYPESAGLPELHRAIAGWYKRRFNVTLDPDTEVLPLIGSKEGIAHIAMCFIDPGDTALVPDPGYPVYAVGTQLAGGRPYYLSLKADNGYLPSFKGIQDFILKKTKMLWLNYPNNPTGAVADLDFFNRAVEFGKEHGILVCHDGPYTEVAYDGYQPVSFMQAEGAKETGVEFHSLSKSYNMTGWRIGMVVGNAEAITALRTLKSNLDSGIPQAIQYMAIEALNGPQDSIAEHNAVYQRRRDLICEVLTRIGLEVNVPKASLYVWAKVPEGYDSVDFTADMLDQAGVAVTPGLGYGRAGEGYVRLSLTIPDASLVKGLSRLSGWRNTRRLTMKK
- a CDS encoding DMT family transporter, whose product is MDTGLVLALIASVSFAVGIVMVRKTAGDAGESFSVTALSISIGIPYFAIAISVSGGWGILANVSGKVLGLLIATGIIHYIIGRLLAYEAFRLIGANRATPFNQTSPIYTILLSWIFLDERVTGYIAIGALCMLAGVFLITREKKSISGEIMEKVPRDTVRGILAALGAALCWGITPVLIKPAVEELGSSSAATFISYAAAAVVMALLFLKRSRRQRFAQLSFKRNILPMSIAGVFTATGQLLYFTSLGHSPANVIAPLLSIQILFIFIFSWLINRRTELFTAKVALGMAATVAGTFLLFR